One window of Trifolium pratense cultivar HEN17-A07 linkage group LG5, ARS_RC_1.1, whole genome shotgun sequence genomic DNA carries:
- the LOC123885246 gene encoding putative calcium-binding protein CML19 — MDVMDKVSQYIRVFNHFDENGDGKISPSELRQCVEAIGGKMSNEEAEVAVELLDSDRDGLFGLDDFVRFVEGGKEEEKVNDLREAFKMYEMEGFGCITPKSLKRMLGRLGECRSVDECQAMIAKFDIDGDGMLSFDEFRAMML, encoded by the coding sequence ATGGACGTCATGGACAAGGTGAGTCAATATATACGTGTGTTCAATCACTTTGATGAAAATGGAGATGGAAAAATATCGCCGTCTGAGCTACGGCAATGTGTGGAAGCAATCGGGGGCAAGATGTCGAATGAGGAGGCGGAAGTAGCGGTGGAGCTTCTCGACTCAGACAGAGATGGGTTATTTGGGTTGgatgattttgtgagatttgtAGAGGGAggaaaagaggaagaaaaagtgAATGACTTAAGAGAGGCTTTTAAGATGTATGAAATGGAAGGGTTTGGTTGCATCACACCAAAGAGTTTAAAGAGAATGCTTGGAAGATTGGGTGAATGTAGAAGTGTTGATGAATGTCAAGCTATGATTGCTAAATTTGATATTGATGGAGATGGGATGCTTAGTTTTGATGAATTTAGGGCAATGATGCTTTAA